Part of the Bacillus cabrialesii genome is shown below.
TTCCGCGATAATAAAATCCACCTTCTTCTCATCAAAGCTGCGTAACGCATCATACAGCCCTGCCGCGACCGTCTCAAGCTGAGCCCGTTTTCCGCAGCTTTTCACATAATCAGCGGAATAAACGCCCGCGTTTTCTTCTGTCGTCAGGACACCGACCCGTCTTCCGCCCTGTTGATATTCTTGAATGAGGTGCTGAATGCGCTCTGGGCTGCCTTCGCAAATGGCAAGCGGCGCTGTCGGTGCATAATGTGTATATTTCATCCCTGGAGAAATCGGCTTCTCATTTTGATCGCTGAGCCCTTTATCCACAAGGATCGGTCCGATCTCAGCTTCAATTTGTTCTTTCGTAATGCCGCCCGGGCGGAGGAGAACAGGAATGTCGCCCGCACATGAAAGGACCGTTGATTCGACCCCAATTCCAGTAGGGCCTCCGTCCATAATTCCGGCTATGCGGCCATCCAAGTCGTATGCTACATGTTCCGCCTTTGTCGGACTTGGCTTGCCTGATAGATTGGCGCTCGGTGCCGCAATCGGCAAACCAGACTCGCGAATCAATGCGAGGGCAAGCGGATGATCCGGCATCCTAATGGCAACCGTTTCAAGCCCTGCCGTTACACGAGGTGAGAGCGCACCAGGTTTGCAAGGCAGAATGAGCGTAAGGGCACCCGGCCAAAACCGCTTCATCAATGTTTTTGCCTTTTCAGGCGCCGAACCCGTTAAACCGTCAAGCTGGCTGATATCCGCAATGTGGACAATCAAAGGATTATCGCTCGGACGCCCTTTCGCCTCGTATATCTTTTTGACGGCATCTGTGTTTTTCGCGTTTGCGCCGAGGCCGTATACCGTTTCTGTCGGGAACGCAACGACTTCATTTTCCCGGAGCAAAGCGGCTGCTTGTGCAATTTGTGGATCATTTGTGGATAACTCGCCAGTTACATCCACAAACCATCTTTTCGTTTTCATTTTTTGACCAAACTCCTTATTCACAACAATAAAACGACTGTTTTACGCGTGTAATCCTTTTGAAAGTATAAAAGATGTCCTGTAATAAAACAAGCGTTATCCACAAATTGTGGACAACGCTAATGAGGAAGTGGATAAGTATGTGTATAAATCCTACTTATCCAGATGATTTTTTCATCAAGACGGCCCCTTCCGTTTGCCGCGATTCACAGAAGTGATCAGAAGAAAACAGCTCTTCCGGTACGCTTTCAGCTGGTTCAAATCCCATGGCCGCAAGGAAGTCAGCAGAGGAATGCTGATTTGCTATTAAATATACTGTTTTGATCTGGTGCTTTTCGCACAGCAGCTCCATGCTCTGAAAAAGCGTCACAATATGCCCTTGGTGAAGCTTGTCCGATATCACAAGTGATCGCAGCAGCCCTTGATCACAGCTTATTTTTTCAATTCCGAGACATCCGGCAATGTTTTTCTCGCTGTCCTCCAGCATAAGGAATTGAGCGAAGCCTTCTTTCACGCCTTCATGATTGGTTTTCGCCTGTTTTAAAAATTCCTCGAGCACGTCTCCGTCTTTTTCCCTTGCCATCCGCAGTTGATAAAACATCCGTTCACCCCGTTTTGCATTCTTTCTTCCAATCTATGAGGCAAATCTATTTTTAGACCAGGTGATTAGGAAAAAAGGTCGGAAATCCATTCGACTAAGAAGAATTTCACTTCTGTGCCGTCTTCCTTTTCTTCTTTCTCTTCTTTTTTGGCTTTTTCAGCTTTAGCGGTTACGTCTTCAAGCACTTTTTCAGTCTGCTTTTTTGAAGCTTCTTTATCTTCCTGCTCTTTGACGGCTTCACCGTTAGAAAAATCGAGAAAGCATAGCGGCGGGAACAGCACACACCACCAGTTGGCCCCTTCGCCGTTTCCAAGCGTAATCAGAATCGCTTCATACTCGCCGGCTGGATAAACCATGTTGCCATAAAGCTTTGTCGGAAATGAGATTTTGTCAAAATCAACGGATATCGATTGGTTGGCTCCTTCTTCCCTCATCGTTTCCTTAGCGATTTCTTTGATTTCAGGAAGCTTTGAGCGAATCACACGACGAGCTTCTTCTATAGAAGTCATATCCTTTACCCAGATTGTGATTTCTTTATTCACCGCGTCTCTGATATGACGTTTTAATTGCTGATCTTCGTCACTATCACTGTTTGCTAATATTCTTAAACGAATCGCCTGATCCGGTATGACCACCGGCTGATTTTCTGATTGCTGTGCCGTTTCTTCTTTTGCCAGCCCCACAAGCGCTCCGGATAATAAAAGAAAGATATATATACAAATGATTACTGTTTTTTTCATCGGTCCCCACCGTTCCTCTCCATGCTTTGTTTCTAGCCCTATTATGGACAAGGAGAGCCTACGGTAAACGTACAGGGTGAAAAAAATCTAGCAAGCTGTTAATCTTATTTATGGTACGATAGTGTTTTAGGAGGTTTAAGATGAAATATAATTATACAGTGCTGTTATCAGCATTTACGATGTCGGTGCTTTATTCGATTATTTATATTCACTCATTCATCATTGCCGCTCTCATCACAATGGCATTTTATTTTCTGTTTCCTTATTTGATATTCGCGCTGCCGCTTCAATTCATGATGAATAAAAAACCGAAACGGTTCAGCCCTTTGTACCTGCTGTATTACCTTGTCTCGGCTTTTATTGCCAACGCGATCATTTTCGGCGTGCTGCAGCCTTCCGGACAATCTCTGCTCCAAAATACAGCCTTCTATCTTTTCGCTGTATTAACAGCGCTTGTCTATTGGATATGGGATTCTGTTTTACTGCAAAAAAAGGAAGCCTAAGGGGCTTCCTTTTTTGATTAAAACAAAACCGTCAGCAAATAACATAGAATAGAAGGGATCGCCGCAACAAAGAAAGCAGCCGCCATTTTCATGCGGGCTGTACGGCCTTCCTTGGTTTCTGAATGGTAGTTTGCCCGCTGATCGCTTCCGCTTACAGCCAAACCCGATGTAATGATCGCAAGCCCAATCAAAACAAGAGACGCAACGCCGAACATCGTTTCATATGAAAGAGCCTGCGGAAAAATGGTACCAATCATGCTCTCAATCGCAATGAGCAAGATTCCTGCTGTCAGGGCCTTTTTCATCTTTTACATCCCCTTTGCTGGTGTTAAAACAGCTTGATTCATCAACTCGCCAGCAAGCTGCTTATTTATTTTTATGAATCACAGCGCATATGGTTCTGTCTTTTCCGTTAATATCTTTCAGCACTTCCACTTCCGCATCCTTAAACGCCTTTAGGATGAGTTCTTTGACCGCCGCTCCCTGCTTCCATCCGATTTCAAAAACGACAAACACTTTATCCTCCATGACCAGCGGGATGTCTTCCATAAACCGCTTATAAAACTTCAGCCCGTCTCCGCCATCGGTAAGAGCGTGCAGCGGCTCATGAAAACGGACAATCTCCGACAGATCAGCCATTTCTTCTTCTGAAATATATGGAGGATTCGAGACGATAATATCCGCTTTTTTTCCTGCCTTAATAAAAGGCTCAAGCAGGTCGCCCTGATAAAAGCGCACATCCGCTCCGAGCTTATCCGCATTGGCGGAGGCAACTTGAAGCGCCTCCTTCGAAATATCGACAGCTGACACAGAAAAGTTTTGGTTTTCAAGCGCAAGTGTGACGGCTATCGCCCCGCTCCCTGTACCGACGTCAACAACTTCAAGCTTGCTGACTTCAGAAAAGACACGCCGATATTTTTCAAGCAAATGATAGACAACCTCTTCTGTTTCCGGCCGGGGGATCAGCACATCATCATTCACCATAAATTCACGCCCGTAAAAAAACTCTTTTCCGATAATGTACTGAACCGGCACGCCCTCTTTATGCATCTCAACGTGGCGCTTAAAGCGATACAGCTCATCTTCGCCAATCGGCTCCTGTAAGCTGGCGAGCAGCTTGCTTCTGTCCATTCCGGTATCATAAAGCAAAAGAAGCTCGGCCGCATTTTCTTCTCTTCCCGCTTCGGTTAAATAAGAAGAAGCCCATTTCAGGGCTTCAAATATCGTCTTCATCTTAACCTTCCGACTGCTGAAGCTTGCTTGCCTGATCTTCAACGATCAGCGCTTCAACCACTTCGTCAAGTTTTCCCTCAAGAATCTGATCAAGCTTTTGAATCGTCAGGCCGATTCTGTGATCCGTCACACGGTTTTGCGGGAAGTTGTATGTGCGGATACGCTCAGAGCGGTCGCCTGACCCGACAGCTGATTTCCGTGTTTGATCATATTCAGCCTGGGCTTCCTGCTGAAATTTATCATAGATTCTGGCACGGAGAACCTTCATTGCTTTTTCTTTGTTCTTGATCTGAGATTTTTCATCCTGGCATGATACAACAACACCTGTCGGCAAGTGCGTCAGACGAACGGCAGACATTGTTGTGTTAACGCTTTGTCCGCCCGGTCCGCTTGATGCAAACGTATCGACACGGATATCCTTCTCATGAATGTCAACCTCTACCTCTTCTGCCTCAGGAAGACATGCCACTGTTGCAGTAGATGTATGGATACGACCGCCGGATTCCGTTTCCGGAACACGCTGTACGCGGTGGGCGCCGTTTTCATATTTAAGTTTAGAATACGCGCCGCTTCCCGTAATCATAAAGATGATCTCTTTGTAGCCGCCCGTTCCGGTTACATTCGCCTCCATGACCTCTGTTTTCCAGCCTTGAAGCTCCGCATAACGGGAATACATTCTGTACAGGTTGCCCGCGAATAAAGCGGCTTCCTCGCCTCCCGCAGCCCCGCGGATCTCCATGATAACGTTTTTGTCGTCATTAGGATCTTTCGGGATCAGGAGCACCTTCAGGCGTTCGGACAGTGTTTCTGTTTCCTTCTGAAGTTCGGAAATCTCTTCCTTCACCATGTCGCGCATCTCAGCATCCAGCTTCTCTTCAAGCATCGCTTTTGCATCAGCCAGCTGTTCTGACGCATCTCTGTATTGTCTATATACGTCAACTGTTTCTTGTATATCAGATTGCTCTTTTGAATATTCTCTTAGCTTTTTCGGATCGTTAACTACTTCTGGATCGCTTAAAAGCTCATTTAATTTTTCGTATCGTTCTTCGATTGACTTTAAACGGTCTAACACGGTCTTCACCTCTGTTTTCCTGTGCGTAACATTCTCATTATAGTATAGTGATTAACCCCAGTCAAAAGCATTTCAATCCCAGCTGAAAATGCCTCTTCTGCTATACTGGGAATCGAGGAGGGATGATGTTGCTGAAATCCATACATCATATTGCAATCATATGTTCAGATTATGAAAAGTCGAAAGCTTTTTACGTACATAAGCTTGGTCTCCAAGTCATTCAAGAAACATACCGCGAAGAACGCGGCTCCTATAAGCTTGATTTGTCGCTAAACGGCTCGTATGTCATTGAACTATTCTCATTTCCCGATCCACCCGCGCGTCAAACCCGGCCAGAAGCGACAGGCCTGCGCCACCTCGCCTTTACAGTCAGCAGCTTGGATAAGGCGGTTCAGGAGCTTTATGAAAAAGGAATCGAAACAGAGCCGATCAGAACAGATCCGCTGACCGGCAAGCGTTTCACCTTCTTTTTTGACCCTGACCAGCTTCCTTTAGAGCTGTATGAGCAATAACGGTTTTTGAAGAAAAAAAGGAGATCCCCACTTTCTTTGCCGAATCTTTTCTTGTTTTGTCTAACGGGAAGGGAACCGCATTCTATGGTCGAATACCTAGCTAAAAAGGAGGTATGGGATCATGAATACAAATATGGTAGCAAGTGAACTCGGCGTCTCCGCAAAAACGGTGCAGCGGTGGGTGAAGCAGCTGAATCTCCCGGCAGAACGCAATGAGCTCGGACACTATTCATTCACGCCAGAAGACGTGAAGGTTCTAAAATCTGTTCAAAAACAAATTTCTGAAGGCACGGCGATTCAGGATATTCATGTGCCGCAAAGCGCTAAAAAGCGCACAGGCTTTCTTGTCCAAAAGACAAGCGGAGACACAGAACGGAGAATTGAACAGCTCGAACAGAAGCTGGACACCCTATTACAGCAAAAGCAGGACGAAAACGAACTGCTGGCAAGGATCGGGGAATTGGAACGCCAGCTGAAACAAAAAGCCGATGAGGGTGTATCTTACCAGCTGCTTCAGCACCGAAGAGAACTCGATGACATCCTTGCAGACCTGCAATCGCTGACCTCACAAATGAAAGAATTCACCGCCCAGCCGATCCCCGAGACCGCTGCCGCTTCCGAAAAAACCAAAACAAGAAAAAAACCGCTCATGTCACTGTTCAAATTTCAAACCTAAAGCAAAAAGCTCCCCGTAAAGGGAGCTTTTTGAATTACGCAGTAAGCGCGATAATAATTGGAAGTGAAATCAATGACAGAATCGCACTGACCACAAACGCTGTCGCAGTTTCTTCTTCTTGTTTCTCGAAACGAGTCGCAATCATGGCTGCAACGGCAGAACCAGGGAATGCTACAAGAAGGATTGCTTTTGTCATTTGGTCCGCTGGAAGTCCTACTGCAAGAGCAATCAGGAACATTAACGCAGGCTGAACCGCAACTTTTAGTAACGCAATACCGATAGCCGGCATACTGAGTTTAATTTTACGAATACCAACTGTAACACCGACAGCAAAGAGAGCAACACCAGATGTTGTGCTTCCAAGCTGATCAAGCATTTTAACACCCAGCTCAGGAAGAGTGAAGTTGAAAACCAACACTAAGACCATACTGATTAACGGAGCAGCTGCAAGCGGCTCACAAAGACCATGCAGGATTGATTTTCCTGTCATCTTCCAGAAGCTGTCGCCGCCCTCTTCGTTTTTCTTAGAGGACTCACCGACAGTAGCAATAATGATCGCAAGCGGATCAAGAATCGCGTTAACAACGATACCTGTAACCGCGATCGGAATCGCAACCTCTTGCGCACCGAACAAGCTTCCCAATACAGGAATACCCATAAACGCGAATGTCGGCTGTGCAGAGTTCAAAGAAAATACAGATGAGTTCGTCAAATCATACTTGAAGATAAATCTGCAAACCAAAAGAATGATGATATAGAAACCAACAATCCCAATAATTAAAGAAACCATCAATGGAACTTGTGATAAAAATTCACTTCTGGAAGTTGTCAAAATACCAGCGATAAAGTGAGCTGGAAGTGCGTATTTCGTTACTAACGTACTTACCCCTTTTGCCGACTTGGCATCATAACTTCCAAAATGTCCTGCAAACCAACCCAGCACGATAACAAAGAAAATCGGTGCCAGGAGGATTAAGATATCTAAGATGCTCAAAATATTCTCCTCCAAATCCTATGTCCGTATACTTTAGCTTTACAAAAAGCTTTCCCTCGGACGAAAAAATTTACTCGCTAATTATTTTGCGATGACTTTTTTGTATTCAGGTGTCCACATTGCATCAAGAACCGCTTGTTTTACATCTTCAGGCTGACGATTTGCTACGCCTTCTTTAATAGCTGCTTCAGCAACGGCAATCGCAACTTGAATAGAAACTTCTTGTAGCTTATCGATGCTTGGAAGCAATCCTGCTCCAGGTGTTTCGAAGTCAACCATTTCAGCAATCGCATCAGCTGTTGCAGCAAACATCGCAGGCGTAATGATACGCGCTTCGGCTACAATTGAACCAAGTCCAAGACCAGGGAACGCGAATGCGTTGTTAGATTGTCCGATTTCATAAGAAACACCGTTGTATTCTACATTGTCAAATGGGCTTCCTGTTGCTACAAGCACTTTTCCGTCAGTCCATTTGAACAGATCTTCAGGAACAGCTTCTGCAAGGTGAGTCGGGTTAGACATCGGCATGATCACCGGACGGTCTACGTGAGATGCCATCTCTTTCACAATTTCCTCTGTGAACGCTCCTGAAACCCCTGAAGTACCGATTAAGATCGTTGGTTTCGCTTGGCGAACCACTTCATCGAATGAAATTTGGCCTTTTTCATCACGTTTCCAGTCTTTCACTTCTTCTGCACTGCGAAGGTAAGGTTTTTGGAAATCAAGGATGCCTTCCATATCGTCTGTTAACAGGCCTCTGTAATCAATTGTGAAGAACGCTTTGTTTGCTTCTTCTTCAGATAATCCAGCAAGCACCATTGTGTCGCGGATTTGGTCAGCAATACCGATACCGGCAGAACCAGCACCAAAGACAACAACACGCTGATCTTTAATAGATGCGCCAGTTTTCTTCATCGCTGCAAGCACACCAGCAAGTGTAATTGCGCCTGTACCTTGAATATCATCGTTGAATGTCAGGATTTCGTTGTTGTATTTTTTCATGATATTGCGCGCGTTTTTGTTACCAAAGTCTTCCCAGTGAAGAAGCGCTTTAGGGAAGAATTTAAGCGCAGCTTTTACATACGCATCAACGAATTCTTCATAACGTTCATCAGAAATACGTTCATGATGGTTACCAATGTATAAAGGATCATTTAAAAGTTTTTCGTTGTTTGTACCGACATCAAGCACTACAGGAATAACACGGCTAGGGTCAATACCAGCTGCAGCAGTGTACACAGCCAATTTACCGATAGCGATGTTAATACCGCCTACACCCCAGTCACCGATACCAAGGATACTTTCAGAGTCAGTGGCAACGATAAGATCAATATCGCCTGCCGTCGCATGAAGGTTTTCAAAAGCCTTTTCAATACCGTCAATGTTGTCGATTGACAAGTAGATACCTTGAGGTCTTCTGTATTCATGGCTGTATTCTTGAATTGCTTCACCAACTGTTGGTGTGTATACAACAGGAAGCATTTCACGAAGGTGATTTTGAAGCAATTTATAGAAAAGAACTTCATTGCGGTTAGCAAGATCATTTAAGTAAACATTTTGACGAAGGCGGTCAGGCTGCGCTTGGAATTGCTCGTATGCGCGTTGCGCTTGTTGATCAAGAGAAAGTACAGTTGGCGGAAGAAGTCCTTCTAAGCCAAGCTCTTGTCTTTCTTCTAATGTAAAAGCAACACCTTTATTTAAAGTTGGAATCGATAAAACTTCTTTTCCTCTAAGAGTTGTTTCTAAGTGGCCTTCTTTTGTTTTTTTTATGTTATTCAAGCAAATCTCCTTCTTTCTTGAAATAGTTAACCAAGTTAAGTAATAACCCTCTAAAAAATGACCGATCATGATCTTTATACGACTTTGTGACAATTATTCGAACAATGTCTCAAAACTATTTACTTTACGTAAGCTATTGTATTCCTGTCAAAATCAAAATTCAAGAGAAGAAAATTACTTAATTTTTTAATACACTTAATTAAATTTTTTAATTATCCATTATCAGAATATAAAAAAAACACCGGTGTTTTGACCGGTGCTTTCTATCTATATACCCATGTTTTGGACTATATCTTAGATTTTCCTGGGACTTCGTGATGATGCCTGCATCTTGCTTCATACGATTCGGATGCGCCTACCATGATGACCGGATCATCGTAAGAAGCAGGTTTGCCGTCTATCAGGCGCTGTGTTCTGCTCGCCGGTGACCCGCAGACGGAACAGACGGCTTGCAGCTTCGTCACAGTTTCCGCAATCGCCATAATATCCGGGACGACGCCGAACGGCTCTCCTCTAAAATCCATATCAAGTCCCGCTGCAATCACACGGTAACCTTTATCGGCAAGAGATGATAAGACTGCAACAATGTCGTGATCAAAAAATTGCACTTCATCAACTGCAATCACATCCGTACTTTCACTGATGTGATCCCAAATATCCGCAGCAGAAGAAATGGCATAGCTCGTCATGGATGTTCCATTATGGGAGACAACAGCATCTTCACTGTAACGATTATCAATCACAGGCTTAAATACTCTGACTTCCTGCTTGGCATAAGTCGCTCTCTTCACTCTTCTGATCAGCTCTTCAGATTTCCCCGAGAACATGCTGCCGCAAATCAGCTCAAGCCATCCGCTTTGTTTCATTATGTACATAGGCTCCGCTCCCCTCTCTCTGCCAGCTGTGTTTTAGACAATATAAAAAACAGGCAAGACTGCTTCCTGCCTGTTGAAAAATCTATTATTACTTAAGACCGTATTTTTTGTTAAAGCGATCAACACGACCATCAGCAGAAGCGAATTTTTGACGGCCAGTGTAGAATGGGTGGCATTCAGAGCAAATCTCAACGCGTACCTCTTCTTTTACTGAGCCTGTTTCAAATTCATTTCCGCAAGCGCATTTAACTGTTGCTTTTTTGAAATTAGGATGAATTCCTGCTTTCATTGTATCCATCTCCTTCCGCCCTGAATCCCGTGTGGAAACAGAGTTATTATTTCGGAGCGTTGTCCGAAACGCATATGAGAAAATTATATCAGTGATTTACTTCTTTTGCAAATACAATTTATCGTCTAGCAGATGATAGATTTGCCTGTTTCCATTCTTGATTGAGAATATCGAAAAATTCTTGGTTTGTTTTGGTTTTTTTCATTTTTCTCATGAACTTTTCTGCGAAATCAGGTGAATCAGACATCGTTTTGCGGATCGACCATAAACGATCAAGATGCTCTTTAGGCACAAGCAGTTCTTCCTTGCGCGTTCCTGAACGGCGGATATCGATGGCCGGGAAAATGCGGCGCTCTGCCAGAGACCGGTCAAGGTGAAGCTCCATGTTGCCTGTTCCCTTGAATTCCTCATAAATCACATCATCCATACGTGATCCTGTATCGACAAGAGCCGTAGCAAGGATGGTTAAGCTGCCGCCCTCTTCGATATTTCTCGCAGCACCGAAGAAGCGTTTCGGACGGTGGAACGCCGCTGGGTCAATCCCGCCGGAAAGCGTTCTTCCGCTTGGCGGAATTACTAAGTTGTAGGCCCGCGCAAGTCGTGTGATGCTGTCCATCAGGATGATAACGTCTTTTTTGTGTTCTACGAGACGCATCGCGCGCTCAAGTACAAGCTCGGCCACTTTGATATGGTTTTCCGGCACTTCATCAAACGTTGAGCTGACGACATCCCCAGCTACAGAGCGTTCGATATCGGTCACTTCCTCCGGTCTTTCGTCGATCAGAAGCACGATCAGTTCTGCTTCAGGCTGGTTTGCTGTAATGCTGTTGGCAATTTCTTTCAGAAGCATCGTTTTTCCGGCTTTTGGCGGCGCCACAATCAAACCGCGCTGTCCAAATCCGACCGGCGCCATCATGTCCATAATTCTTGTAGACAAGAAGTTCGGCTTTGTTTCAAGCACCATTTGACGGTCTGGGTAAAGAGGCGTAAGAGCCGGGAAATGTACACGCTCTTTTGCAGATTCGGGATCATCCCCGTTTACTGCTTCAACGTGCAAAAGTCCATAGTAGCGCTCATTTTCTTTTGGCGGGCGAACCTTGCCTGATACTTTGTCTCCGTTCCGCAAATCGAAACGGCGGATTTGTGAAGCTGAGATGTAAATGTCTTCTGAGCTTGGAGAGTAGTTGATCGGTCTCAGGAAGCCGAAACCTTCAGACTGGATGATCTCAAGAACGCCTTCCATGAACAGCAGATCTTCCTGTTCTGCATTCGCTTTCAGAATGGCGAAAATGAGTTCTTTTTTTGTCAGTTTGCTGTAATAGGAGATTTTATAATGTCTTGCAAGTTCATAAAGCTCTTTCAATTTCATATTTTCCAAAGAGGAAATAGATACGTCTTTCATAAAAACACCACGCTTTTCATAGTCAATATCTTACTCTGCACATGTAAATCTGCTGCTTTTGCACAACATCCGCCAAAGCACATTCTTTTTTTAACATAAAGGAACTTCTATCGGTAACACTTCCACCCATGATCGGCGCTTTTGTTAAAAGGATTGTCTTAATGAGTTTTGAAGGAAGCGAGGACAAAAACATGAGAAGATCAATACTTATATCGTCTGTATGCGGTAGAAATTGAAACTTTCCTAGTGCTTAAAAGAAGGAATTACGCAGTAAAATTCGCAGCACTCTTTATTTTTACCTTATTTCAAAAAATTATTCAACTGAAATAAGGTTTTGACACGGAATTGATAGAGTTGACGCTTTTCTGCAAAAGAAAAGCGGGCTTATACCCGCTTTTTCTGTTTGTTATGGACGGATTACAAGATTTGGTTTCTTTTTCAGGCTGTGTCTGCCGTCAACAAAACGGACAGTGCCTGATTTTGCACGGATAACTAAGCTTTCAGTTGTACCGACAGAGCCTTTGAATTGAACGCCTTTTAACAGCTCGCCGTCAGTTACCCCGGTAGCTGCAAAAATCGCGTCATCACCCTTCACAAGGTCTTCCATACGAAGGACTTTGCTTAAATCAAGGCCCATGTTATTACAGCGTATGATTTCTTCCTCGCTTTGCGGAAGAAGTTTACCGATAATTTCTCCGCCCAGTGCTTTTAACGCAACAGCGGAAAGCACACCCTCAGGAGCTCCGCCTGACCCGAACAGAATGTCAACGCCCGTGTGGTCGAAAGCCGTGTTGATGGCGCCTGCGACATCGCCATCATTGATCAATTTGATTCTGGCGCCGGCCTCACGAAGCTCGGAAATAATTTTCGCGTGTCTTTCACGGTTTAAGATTGTGGCAACGACGTCCTCAACATCCTTGTTTTTCGCTTTCGCCACCGCTTTAAGGTTATCAATGACGGGTGCTTCGATGTCAATACAGCCCACCGCTTCCGGGCCGACTGCGATTTTTTCCATATACATGTCAGGAGCGTTCAAAAGCGTGCCGTGGTCTGCGACCGCGAT
Proteins encoded:
- the rho gene encoding transcription termination factor Rho, which translates into the protein MKDVSISSLENMKLKELYELARHYKISYYSKLTKKELIFAILKANAEQEDLLFMEGVLEIIQSEGFGFLRPINYSPSSEDIYISASQIRRFDLRNGDKVSGKVRPPKENERYYGLLHVEAVNGDDPESAKERVHFPALTPLYPDRQMVLETKPNFLSTRIMDMMAPVGFGQRGLIVAPPKAGKTMLLKEIANSITANQPEAELIVLLIDERPEEVTDIERSVAGDVVSSTFDEVPENHIKVAELVLERAMRLVEHKKDVIILMDSITRLARAYNLVIPPSGRTLSGGIDPAAFHRPKRFFGAARNIEEGGSLTILATALVDTGSRMDDVIYEEFKGTGNMELHLDRSLAERRIFPAIDIRRSGTRKEELLVPKEHLDRLWSIRKTMSDSPDFAEKFMRKMKKTKTNQEFFDILNQEWKQANLSSARR
- the rpmE gene encoding 50S ribosomal protein L31, translating into MKAGIHPNFKKATVKCACGNEFETGSVKEEVRVEICSECHPFYTGRQKFASADGRVDRFNKKYGLK
- the glpX gene encoding class II fructose-bisphosphatase, with the translated sequence MERSLSMELVRVTEAAALASARWMGRGKKDEADEAATSAMRDVFDTVPMKGTVVIGEGEMDEAPMLYIGEKLGNGYGPRVDVAVDPLEGTNILASGGWNALTVIAVADHGTLLNAPDMYMEKIAVGPEAVGCIDIEAPVIDNLKAVAKAKNKDVEDVVATILNRERHAKIISELREAGARIKLINDGDVAGAINTAFDHTGVDILFGSGGAPEGVLSAVALKALGGEIIGKLLPQSEEEIIRCNNMGLDLSKVLRMEDLVKGDDAIFAATGVTDGELLKGVQFKGSVGTTESLVIRAKSGTVRFVDGRHSLKKKPNLVIRP
- the malS gene encoding oxaloacetate-decarboxylating malate dehydrogenase: MNNIKKTKEGHLETTLRGKEVLSIPTLNKGVAFTLEERQELGLEGLLPPTVLSLDQQAQRAYEQFQAQPDRLRQNVYLNDLANRNEVLFYKLLQNHLREMLPVVYTPTVGEAIQEYSHEYRRPQGIYLSIDNIDGIEKAFENLHATAGDIDLIVATDSESILGIGDWGVGGINIAIGKLAVYTAAAGIDPSRVIPVVLDVGTNNEKLLNDPLYIGNHHERISDERYEEFVDAYVKAALKFFPKALLHWEDFGNKNARNIMKKYNNEILTFNDDIQGTGAITLAGVLAAMKKTGASIKDQRVVVFGAGSAGIGIADQIRDTMVLAGLSEEEANKAFFTIDYRGLLTDDMEGILDFQKPYLRSAEEVKDWKRDEKGQISFDEVVRQAKPTILIGTSGVSGAFTEEIVKEMASHVDRPVIMPMSNPTHLAEAVPEDLFKWTDGKVLVATGSPFDNVEYNGVSYEIGQSNNAFAFPGLGLGSIVAEARIITPAMFAATADAIAEMVDFETPGAGLLPSIDKLQEVSIQVAIAVAEAAIKEGVANRQPEDVKQAVLDAMWTPEYKKVIAK
- a CDS encoding thymidine kinase; this encodes MYIMKQSGWLELICGSMFSGKSEELIRRVKRATYAKQEVRVFKPVIDNRYSEDAVVSHNGTSMTSYAISSAADIWDHISESTDVIAVDEVQFFDHDIVAVLSSLADKGYRVIAAGLDMDFRGEPFGVVPDIMAIAETVTKLQAVCSVCGSPASRTQRLIDGKPASYDDPVIMVGASESYEARCRHHHEVPGKSKI